From a single Nitrogeniibacter mangrovi genomic region:
- a CDS encoding ABC-F family ATPase, which translates to MLIANNITMQFGAKPLFENVSVKFGDGNRYGLIGANGAGKSTFMKILCGALESSAGNVTKEDTERMAYLRQDQFAYEDQRVLDVVMMGHEEMWACLQEKDAIYANPEASEDDYMKAAELEGKFGEYDGYTAEARAGELLLGVGIPTEQHNGPMSEIAPGWKLRVLLCQALFSNPDILLLDEPTNNLDINTIRWLEDVLNQRDSTMVIISHDRHFLNQVCTHMADLDYGTIKIYPGNYDDYMEASTLARQRQQQANARAKDKIAELQEFVRRFSANKSKAKQATSRLKLIDKLKPEDVKPSSRQYPWIRFEVDAKDKLHRQAVEVEALSFAYEGMEKPLIDKFSIAIDAGDRVAIIGENGVGKTTLMRLLVGELTPQKGAIKWAEKAKLGYYAQDHAAEFDSDVSLTDWIADHVREGGFEGEDMETLIRGTLGRLLFSGDEVKKPVRVISGGEQGRMLFGKLMLQSKNVLLMDEPTNHLDMESIESLNTALEKFPGTLLFISHDREFVSSLATRVIEIKLDGRIIDYRGTYEEYLASQGIE; encoded by the coding sequence GTGCTCATCGCCAACAACATCACCATGCAGTTCGGGGCCAAGCCCCTGTTCGAGAACGTCTCCGTCAAGTTCGGCGACGGCAACCGCTACGGCCTGATCGGCGCCAACGGCGCCGGCAAGTCCACCTTCATGAAGATTCTGTGCGGCGCGCTCGAGTCCTCCGCCGGCAACGTCACCAAGGAAGACACCGAGCGCATGGCCTATCTGCGCCAGGACCAGTTCGCCTACGAGGACCAGCGCGTGCTCGACGTGGTGATGATGGGCCACGAGGAGATGTGGGCCTGCCTGCAGGAGAAGGACGCCATCTACGCCAACCCGGAGGCGAGCGAAGACGACTACATGAAGGCGGCCGAACTCGAAGGCAAGTTCGGCGAATACGACGGCTACACCGCCGAGGCACGCGCCGGCGAGCTGCTGCTGGGCGTGGGCATCCCCACCGAACAGCACAACGGCCCCATGAGCGAGATCGCGCCGGGCTGGAAGCTGCGGGTACTGCTGTGCCAGGCGCTGTTCTCCAACCCGGACATCCTGCTGCTCGACGAGCCGACCAACAACCTCGACATCAACACCATCCGCTGGCTCGAGGACGTGCTCAACCAGCGCGACTCGACCATGGTGATCATCTCCCACGACCGCCACTTCCTGAACCAGGTGTGCACCCACATGGCCGACCTGGACTACGGCACCATCAAGATCTACCCGGGCAACTACGACGACTACATGGAGGCGTCCACCCTCGCCCGCCAGCGCCAGCAACAGGCCAATGCCCGCGCCAAGGACAAGATCGCCGAACTGCAGGAATTCGTGCGCCGCTTCTCGGCCAACAAGTCCAAGGCCAAGCAGGCCACCAGCCGTCTCAAGCTCATCGACAAGCTCAAGCCCGAGGACGTGAAACCGTCCTCGCGCCAGTATCCGTGGATCCGCTTCGAGGTCGATGCGAAGGACAAGCTGCACCGTCAGGCGGTGGAAGTGGAGGCCCTGTCCTTCGCCTACGAGGGCATGGAAAAGCCTCTGATCGACAAGTTCTCCATCGCCATCGACGCGGGCGACCGCGTGGCCATCATCGGCGAGAACGGCGTCGGCAAGACCACGCTCATGCGCCTGCTGGTGGGCGAGCTCACGCCGCAGAAAGGCGCCATCAAGTGGGCCGAGAAGGCCAAGCTCGGCTACTACGCCCAGGACCACGCCGCCGAGTTCGACTCGGACGTCTCGCTCACCGACTGGATCGCCGACCATGTGCGCGAGGGCGGCTTCGAGGGCGAAGACATGGAGACCCTGATCCGCGGCACCCTGGGCCGCCTGCTGTTCTCCGGCGACGAGGTCAAGAAGCCGGTGCGCGTCATCTCCGGGGGCGAGCAGGGCCGCATGCTGTTCGGCAAGCTGATGCTCCAGAGCAAGAACGTGCTGCTCATGGACGAGCCGACCAACCACCTGGACATGGAATCGATCGAATCGCTCAACACCGCGCTGGAGAAATTCCCCGGCACGCTGCTGTTCATCTCCCACGACCGCGAGTTCGTCTCCTCGCTGGCCACCCGCGTCATCGAGATCAAGCTCGACGGTCGGATCATCGACTACCGTGGCACCTATGAGGAATACCTGGCCAGCCAGGGCATCGAATAA
- a CDS encoding MFS transporter, whose translation MIGAVLPVSSLLLGMAILLAGSGLIGTLLGLRAALEGYGGLTLGLVMSGFFTGYIVGAFTSPPLIRRVGHIRAFAAMAALASVTSMLYGLWVDPWVWWALRVVNGVAVVTLYMVIESWLNEQMHEQRSKIFSAYMMVSFAALGAGQFLIGLYGANALASFALVAVLFSLGLIPIALTPVVQPTPVDTQRLPLAHLYRVSPVGFSAGLISGLVSGAFWGLAAAFAAHQGLDDHQVAGLTAAAIFGGAFMQWPVGKVAEGRDRRAVLVGVCILAIAGAAGMFAVGPRSAAGLIAATAIYGAFSFSLYGLAVTQTHDRFHPSEALEATKALLLLNGIGAAVGPVLAGAVLSLTTPRSFPLVLAGLLSLLAGFTLWRIRRDAPVAEDERTAFVPVHRTSVAAVEMDPRVPHAEDTI comes from the coding sequence GTGATCGGCGCCGTCTTGCCCGTCTCCAGCCTGCTCCTGGGCATGGCCATCCTGCTGGCCGGCTCGGGGCTCATCGGCACCCTGCTGGGGCTGCGCGCAGCCCTCGAGGGCTACGGCGGGCTCACCCTCGGTCTGGTGATGTCGGGCTTCTTCACCGGCTACATCGTCGGCGCATTCACCAGTCCGCCGCTCATTCGCCGGGTCGGCCACATCCGCGCCTTCGCGGCCATGGCGGCGCTGGCCTCGGTCACCTCCATGCTCTACGGGCTGTGGGTCGATCCCTGGGTCTGGTGGGCGCTGCGGGTCGTCAACGGGGTGGCCGTGGTCACCCTGTACATGGTGATCGAAAGCTGGCTCAACGAGCAGATGCACGAGCAGCGCAGCAAAATCTTCTCCGCTTACATGATGGTGAGTTTCGCCGCCCTGGGCGCGGGCCAGTTTCTCATCGGCCTATACGGAGCCAATGCCCTGGCCTCCTTCGCGCTGGTGGCGGTGCTGTTCAGCCTCGGGTTGATTCCCATCGCCCTCACTCCAGTGGTCCAGCCCACCCCGGTGGACACCCAGCGGCTGCCGCTGGCGCACCTGTATCGGGTCTCGCCGGTCGGGTTTTCCGCCGGGCTGATCTCGGGCCTGGTCTCCGGCGCCTTCTGGGGGCTGGCCGCCGCCTTCGCCGCCCACCAGGGGCTGGACGATCATCAGGTGGCCGGCCTCACCGCCGCCGCCATTTTCGGCGGCGCCTTCATGCAGTGGCCGGTCGGCAAGGTCGCCGAAGGCCGCGACCGCCGCGCCGTCCTGGTGGGTGTCTGCATCCTCGCCATCGCCGGCGCCGCCGGCATGTTTGCGGTCGGCCCGCGCTCGGCCGCGGGGCTCATCGCCGCCACCGCGATCTATGGCGCCTTTTCGTTCTCGCTCTACGGCCTGGCCGTCACCCAGACCCACGACCGTTTCCATCCCAGCGAGGCCCTCGAGGCCACCAAGGCATTGCTGCTGCTCAACGGCATCGGCGCCGCGGTCGGCCCGGTGCTCGCCGGCGCGGTGCTCAGCCTCACCACGCCGCGCAGCTTCCCCCTCGTGCTCGCCGGCCTGCTATCGCTGCTGGCCGGATTCACCTTGTGGCGCATCCGCCGGGATGCCCCGGTCGCCGAGGACGAACGCACCGCCTTCGTGCCGGTGCACCGGACCTCGGTGGCGGCCGTGGAGATGGATCCGCGCGTCCCCCACGCCGAGGACACCATCTGA
- the proV gene encoding glycine betaine/L-proline ABC transporter ATP-binding protein ProV — protein sequence MSEKLVVKNLYKIFGDRPEEAMKLVEQGMDKDAIFERTGQTLGVNDASFSVMSGEIFVIMGLSGSGKSTLVRLLNRLIEPTAGQVLINGRDIAQMNDLELRELRRKEISMVFQSFALMPHMTVLANTAFGLELAGVPEAERLERARTALDQVGLQPWADSYPDELSGGMQQRVGLARALANDPEVLLMDEAFSALDPLIRTEMQDELVKLQAAQQRTIIFISHDLDEAIRIGDRIAIMEGGVVVQIGTAEEILRNPANDYVKSFFKSVDATSILSAADIARKTQVNIISHAGMGVRSAIERLRTHDRDFGYVVSPEQTLMGIVSIDSLKAAQEASDSPKLRDAFLEAPWTVTPDTPISELYEPLTRYPYGLPVVDDQGRYRGAITRNLLLQFLHEQHCDTAESAPADADTVEAAA from the coding sequence ATGTCTGAAAAACTCGTTGTCAAGAATCTCTACAAGATCTTCGGGGATCGCCCTGAAGAGGCCATGAAACTGGTCGAGCAGGGCATGGACAAGGACGCCATCTTCGAGCGCACCGGTCAGACGCTCGGCGTCAACGACGCCAGCTTCAGCGTCATGTCCGGCGAGATCTTCGTCATCATGGGCCTGTCGGGCTCGGGCAAGTCCACCCTCGTGCGCCTGCTCAACCGCCTGATCGAACCGACCGCCGGCCAGGTGCTGATCAACGGGCGCGACATCGCCCAGATGAACGACCTCGAGTTGCGCGAACTGCGGCGCAAGGAAATCAGCATGGTGTTCCAGTCCTTCGCGCTCATGCCCCACATGACGGTGCTGGCCAACACCGCCTTCGGCCTGGAACTGGCCGGGGTGCCGGAAGCGGAACGGCTCGAGCGCGCCCGCACCGCGCTCGACCAGGTGGGCCTGCAACCCTGGGCGGACAGCTATCCGGACGAACTGTCCGGCGGCATGCAGCAGCGGGTCGGCCTCGCCCGGGCGCTGGCCAACGACCCGGAGGTGCTGCTCATGGACGAGGCCTTCTCGGCCCTGGACCCGCTGATCCGCACCGAGATGCAGGACGAACTGGTCAAGCTGCAGGCGGCGCAGCAGCGCACCATCATCTTCATCTCCCACGACCTGGACGAGGCGATCCGCATCGGCGATCGCATCGCGATCATGGAAGGAGGCGTGGTCGTCCAGATCGGCACCGCGGAGGAGATCCTGCGCAACCCGGCCAACGACTACGTGAAGTCCTTCTTCAAGAGTGTGGACGCCACCAGCATCCTCTCGGCAGCGGACATCGCCCGCAAGACCCAGGTGAACATCATCAGCCACGCGGGCATGGGCGTGCGCAGCGCCATCGAGCGCCTGCGCACCCACGACCGGGATTTCGGCTACGTGGTCAGCCCCGAGCAGACCCTCATGGGCATCGTGTCCATCGACAGCCTGAAGGCCGCCCAGGAGGCCAGCGATTCACCGAAACTGCGCGACGCCTTTCTCGAGGCGCCCTGGACGGTCACCCCCGACACCCCGATCAGCGAGTTGTACGAACCGCTGACACGCTATCCCTACGGGTTGCCGGTGGTGGACGACCAGGGCCGCTACCGGGGCGCCATCACCCGCAACCTGTTGCTCCAGTTCCTGCATGAGCAGCATTGCGATACCGCCGAGTCGGCCCCGGCCGACGCCGACACCGTGGAGGCCGCCGCATGA